From a region of the Brevibacterium siliguriense genome:
- the rpsQ gene encoding 30S ribosomal protein S17, whose protein sequence is MAETTNTEATAAERNSRKTARGYVVSDKMDKTIVVEVEERMKHRLYGKVMRKSVKYKVHDEENTAGIGDLVLVAETRPLSAAKRWRLVEIIERAK, encoded by the coding sequence ATGGCGGAGACCACGAATACCGAGGCCACTGCTGCGGAACGCAACTCCCGCAAGACCGCACGTGGTTACGTTGTATCCGACAAGATGGACAAGACCATCGTCGTCGAGGTTGAGGAGCGCATGAAGCACCGCCTCTACGGCAAGGTCATGCGCAAGTCGGTCAAGTACAAGGTTCACGACGAAGAGAACACCGCCGGTATCGGCGACCTCGTCCTCGTGGCCGAGACGCGGCCGCTTTCGGCCGCGAAGCGTTGGCGGCTCGTCGAAATCATCGAACGCGCCAAGTAG
- the rpmC gene encoding 50S ribosomal protein L29, whose product MAIGSKNLSIDALDGYDNERLQEELKKAKAELFNLRFQSATGQLESHGRLKAVRRDIARIYTVLNERELDIRPNPADAKEESK is encoded by the coding sequence ATGGCTATCGGTTCGAAGAACCTTTCCATCGACGCGCTGGACGGTTACGACAACGAGCGTCTGCAAGAAGAGCTCAAGAAGGCCAAGGCCGAGCTGTTCAACCTGCGTTTCCAGTCGGCCACCGGTCAGCTGGAGAGCCACGGACGCCTCAAGGCCGTGCGTCGCGACATCGCTCGTATCTACACCGTGCTCAACGAACGGGAGCTGGACATCCGTCCGAACCCCGCTGATGCCAAGGAAGAGAGCAAGTGA
- the rplW gene encoding 50S ribosomal protein L23, giving the protein MSLNFKDPRDIIVAPVVSEKTYSLMDEGKYTFLVDQDSNKTEIKQAIETIFDVQVAKVNTLNRQGKRRRTRTGWGKRKDTKRAIVALKDGSIDIFGGSL; this is encoded by the coding sequence ATGAGTCTGAACTTCAAGGACCCGCGCGACATCATCGTCGCTCCGGTCGTCTCGGAGAAGACCTACAGCCTGATGGACGAAGGCAAGTACACCTTCCTCGTCGACCAGGACTCGAACAAGACCGAGATCAAGCAAGCCATTGAAACGATCTTCGATGTGCAGGTCGCCAAGGTGAACACCCTGAACCGTCAGGGCAAGCGCCGCCGCACCCGCACCGGTTGGGGAAAGCGCAAGGACACCAAGCGTGCCATTGTCGCCCTCAAGGACGGATCGATCGACATCTTCGGTGGATCGCTCTAA
- the tuf gene encoding elongation factor Tu, which produces MAKASFERTKPHVNIGTIGHVDHGKTTLTAAITKVLADQYPDLNEARAFDQVDNAPEEKERGITINVSHVEYQTEKRHYAHVDAPGHADYVKNMITGAAQMDGAILVVAATDGPMPQTREHVLLARQVGVPYIVCALNKSDMVDDEELLELVEFEVRDLLSSQEFDGDNAPVIPVSALKALEGDEKWVKSVQDLMAAVDDNVPEPERDVDKPFLMPVEDVFTITGRGTVVTGRVERGVLLPNDDIEIVGIKEKSSKTTVTAIEMFRKTLPDARAGENVGLLLRGTKREDVERGQVIVKPGSITPHTKFEAQVYILSKDEGGRHNPFYSNYRPQFYFRTTDVTGVITLPEGTEMVMPGDNTDMSVELIQPIAMEDGLRFAIREGGRTVGAGRVTKINA; this is translated from the coding sequence GTGGCAAAGGCTAGTTTCGAACGGACTAAGCCGCACGTCAACATCGGCACCATCGGCCACGTTGACCACGGAAAGACCACCCTGACCGCTGCGATCACCAAGGTCCTGGCGGATCAGTACCCGGATCTCAACGAGGCTCGCGCCTTCGACCAGGTCGACAACGCACCTGAGGAGAAGGAGCGCGGCATCACCATCAACGTCTCGCACGTTGAGTACCAGACGGAGAAGCGTCACTACGCTCACGTCGATGCCCCGGGTCACGCCGACTACGTGAAGAACATGATCACCGGTGCCGCTCAGATGGACGGTGCGATCCTCGTCGTTGCCGCCACTGACGGTCCGATGCCCCAGACCCGTGAGCACGTGCTGCTCGCGCGTCAGGTCGGTGTTCCCTACATCGTGTGCGCGCTGAACAAGTCCGACATGGTCGATGACGAAGAGCTGCTCGAGCTCGTCGAATTCGAGGTTCGCGACCTGCTCTCGAGCCAGGAGTTCGACGGAGACAACGCTCCGGTCATCCCGGTTTCCGCTCTCAAGGCGCTGGAAGGCGACGAGAAGTGGGTCAAGAGCGTCCAGGATCTCATGGCCGCCGTCGATGACAACGTTCCGGAGCCGGAGCGCGACGTCGACAAGCCGTTCCTCATGCCCGTCGAGGACGTCTTCACGATCACCGGTCGTGGAACCGTCGTGACCGGTCGTGTCGAGCGCGGCGTCCTGCTGCCGAACGATGATATCGAAATCGTCGGCATCAAGGAGAAGTCGTCCAAGACGACCGTCACCGCCATCGAGATGTTCCGCAAGACCCTGCCGGATGCCCGGGCAGGTGAGAACGTTGGTCTGCTGCTCCGCGGCACCAAGCGTGAAGACGTTGAGCGCGGTCAGGTCATCGTGAAGCCGGGTTCGATCACCCCGCACACCAAGTTCGAAGCTCAGGTCTACATCCTGAGCAAGGACGAGGGCGGACGTCACAACCCGTTCTACTCGAACTACCGTCCGCAGTTCTACTTCCGGACCACGGACGTCACCGGCGTCATCACGCTGCCTGAGGGCACCGAGATGGTCATGCCCGGCGACAACACCGACATGTCGGTCGAGCTCATTCAGCCGATCGCCATGGAGGACGGCCTCCGCTTCGCTATCCGCGAGGGTGGACGCACCGTCGGCGCCGGTCGAGTCACCAAGATCAACGCCTGA
- the rplB gene encoding 50S ribosomal protein L2 has translation MGIRKHKPTTPGRRGSSVADFVEVTRSTPEKSLLRPLPKRGGRNSQGRVTTRHQGGGHKRQYRVIDFRRHDKDGVPAKVAHIEYDPNRTARIALLHYADGEKRYIIAPQNLKQGAQVEAGPGADIKPGNNLALRNIPVGTVVHAVEMRPGGGAKIARSAGSSVQLVAKYGRFAQLRMPSGEIRNVDARCRATIGEVGNAEQSNISWGKAGRMRWKGKRPSVRGVVMNPIDHPHGGGEGRTSGGRHPVSPWGQLEGRTRRPNKESDKYIVRRRRTGKKR, from the coding sequence ATGGGAATCCGTAAGCACAAGCCGACGACCCCGGGCCGCCGTGGCTCGTCGGTCGCCGACTTCGTCGAAGTGACCCGGTCTACACCGGAGAAGTCGCTTCTGCGCCCGCTGCCCAAGCGCGGCGGCCGCAACAGCCAGGGACGCGTGACCACCCGCCACCAGGGCGGCGGTCACAAGCGTCAGTACCGTGTCATCGACTTCCGCCGCCATGACAAAGATGGCGTTCCGGCGAAGGTCGCACACATCGAATATGACCCGAACCGTACCGCTCGCATCGCTCTGCTGCACTATGCAGACGGAGAGAAGCGCTACATCATCGCCCCGCAGAACCTCAAGCAGGGCGCGCAGGTGGAAGCCGGTCCGGGTGCAGACATCAAGCCGGGCAACAACCTTGCCCTGCGCAACATCCCAGTCGGCACCGTGGTACACGCAGTCGAAATGCGTCCCGGCGGCGGTGCCAAGATCGCTCGTTCTGCAGGCTCGTCCGTGCAGCTCGTGGCGAAGTACGGTCGTTTCGCGCAGCTGCGGATGCCTTCGGGCGAAATTCGCAACGTCGATGCGCGCTGCCGTGCGACGATCGGCGAGGTCGGCAATGCCGAGCAGTCGAACATCAGCTGGGGCAAAGCAGGCCGCATGCGTTGGAAGGGCAAGCGCCCCTCCGTCCGCGGTGTCGTGATGAACCCGATCGACCACCCGCATGGTGGTGGCGAGGGCCGTACTTCGGGTGGTCGTCACCCAGTCAGCCCGTGGGGTCAGTTGGAGGGCCGCACACGCCGGCCGAACAAAGAGAGCGACAAGTACATCGTGCGCCGTCGCCGGACCGGCAAGAAGCGCTGA
- the rplC gene encoding 50S ribosomal protein L3 encodes MANTRSSALPTTSKVKGLLGTKLGMTQVWDEQNNLVPVTVVATGNNVVTQVRNEETDGYPAVQIAFGEIDPRKVNKPTAGHFEKAGVTPRRHLVELRTADAADYELGQELGVDTFEAGIKVDVTAKTKGKGTAGVMKRHGFAGVGASHGQHRNHRKPGSIGGAATPGRVFKGMRMAGRMGAVKHTTQNLTIHAVDNENNFLLIKGAVPGPKGGVVLVRSAVKEA; translated from the coding sequence ATGGCGAACACTCGTTCATCCGCTCTCCCGACCACCAGCAAGGTCAAGGGCCTGCTGGGAACCAAGCTGGGTATGACCCAGGTCTGGGATGAGCAGAACAACCTCGTGCCGGTGACCGTTGTGGCCACCGGAAACAACGTCGTAACTCAGGTCCGCAACGAGGAAACCGATGGTTACCCCGCTGTGCAGATCGCGTTCGGCGAGATCGATCCTCGCAAGGTCAACAAGCCGACTGCAGGCCACTTCGAGAAGGCCGGCGTGACCCCACGCCGTCACCTTGTCGAACTGCGTACTGCAGATGCTGCTGACTACGAGCTCGGCCAGGAGCTCGGCGTCGACACGTTCGAAGCCGGTATCAAGGTCGATGTCACTGCGAAGACCAAGGGCAAGGGCACTGCCGGTGTCATGAAGCGTCACGGCTTCGCCGGCGTCGGCGCCTCCCACGGTCAGCACCGCAACCACCGCAAGCCAGGTTCGATCGGCGGAGCCGCGACACCTGGTCGCGTGTTCAAGGGTATGCGCATGGCCGGCCGTATGGGCGCTGTCAAGCACACCACCCAGAACCTCACGATCCACGCCGTGGACAACGAGAACAACTTCCTGCTCATCAAGGGCGCCGTTCCCGGCCCCAAGGGTGGAGTCGTCCTCGTTCGCTCGGCCGTGAAGGAGGCCTGA
- the fusA gene encoding elongation factor G, translating into MALDVLSDLNKVRNIGIMAHIDAGKTTTTERILFYTGVNYKMGETHDGAGTMDWMDQEKERGITITSAATTCYWNDNQINIIDTPGHVDFTVEVERSLRVLDGAVAVFDGKEGVEPQSETVWRQADKYDVPRVCFVNKMDKLGADFYFTVDTIKERLGAKPLVIQLPIGAESEFSGVVDLLEMTAYTWPDESKMGQDITEIEIPEDLKEKAVQYRAQLVEDVAESSEELMEKYLEGEELTTADIKAGIRELVIKSEAFPVMCGSAYKNKGVQPMLNAVIDYLPSPLDVPPMIGHNPSNDEEELTRKPSTEEPFSALAFKVASHPFFGSLTYVRVYSGHVKSGDQVLNTSSGKKERVGKLFQMHSNKENPVEEAFAGHIYAFIGLKETTTGDTLSDPANPIALESMTFPEPVISVAIEPKTKSDQEKLSSAIQKFVKEDPTYQVELDEETGQTVIRGMGELHLDILVDRMRREFKVEANVGKPQVAYRETIRRTVEKYDYTHKKQTGGSGQFAKVQVTFEPLEVEGDTIYEFENAITGGRVPREYIPSVDAGIQDAMQFGALAGYPMVGVKATLVDGAYHDVDSSEMAFKIAGSMVFKEAVQRANPVLLEPVMDVEVRTPEEYMGDVIGDLNSRRGQIQSMDDASGVKVVKAVVPLSEMFGYIGDLRSKTQGRAVYSMTFSSYAEVPKAVAEEIIQKVRGGE; encoded by the coding sequence GTGGCACTTGACGTGCTCAGCGACCTGAACAAGGTCCGTAATATCGGCATCATGGCCCACATCGATGCCGGTAAGACAACTACGACCGAACGCATCCTCTTCTACACCGGCGTGAACTACAAGATGGGCGAGACCCACGACGGCGCCGGCACCATGGACTGGATGGACCAGGAGAAGGAACGCGGCATCACGATCACGTCGGCCGCGACGACCTGCTACTGGAACGACAACCAGATCAACATCATCGACACCCCTGGTCACGTCGACTTCACGGTCGAGGTCGAGCGCTCGCTGCGCGTCCTCGATGGTGCCGTCGCAGTGTTCGACGGCAAGGAGGGCGTTGAGCCCCAGTCGGAGACCGTGTGGCGTCAGGCCGACAAGTACGACGTTCCGCGCGTCTGCTTCGTCAACAAGATGGACAAGCTGGGTGCTGACTTCTACTTCACCGTCGACACCATCAAGGAGCGCCTCGGTGCGAAGCCGCTGGTCATCCAGCTGCCGATCGGTGCCGAAAGCGAATTCTCCGGTGTCGTCGATCTGCTCGAGATGACGGCCTACACCTGGCCCGACGAGAGCAAGATGGGTCAGGACATCACCGAGATCGAGATCCCCGAGGATCTCAAGGAAAAGGCTGTTCAGTACCGTGCGCAGCTCGTCGAGGACGTCGCCGAGAGCTCGGAAGAGCTCATGGAGAAGTACCTCGAGGGCGAAGAGCTCACGACGGCTGATATCAAGGCCGGGATTCGCGAACTCGTCATCAAGTCCGAGGCCTTCCCGGTCATGTGCGGTTCCGCGTACAAGAACAAGGGTGTGCAGCCCATGCTCAACGCGGTCATCGACTACCTCCCCTCGCCGCTCGATGTGCCTCCGATGATCGGACACAACCCGAGCAACGACGAGGAGGAGCTGACCCGCAAGCCTTCGACGGAGGAGCCGTTCTCGGCGCTGGCCTTCAAGGTCGCCTCTCACCCGTTCTTCGGATCGCTGACCTATGTGCGCGTGTACTCCGGTCACGTGAAGTCCGGTGATCAGGTGCTCAACACCTCGTCGGGCAAGAAGGAACGTGTCGGCAAGCTCTTCCAGATGCACTCCAACAAGGAGAACCCTGTCGAAGAGGCATTCGCCGGTCACATCTACGCCTTCATCGGTCTCAAGGAGACCACGACGGGCGATACTCTCAGCGACCCGGCCAACCCGATCGCCCTCGAATCGATGACCTTCCCGGAGCCTGTGATCTCCGTGGCCATCGAACCGAAGACCAAGAGCGACCAGGAGAAGCTGTCCTCGGCCATCCAGAAGTTCGTCAAGGAAGACCCGACCTACCAGGTCGAACTTGATGAGGAGACCGGCCAGACCGTCATCCGCGGAATGGGCGAGCTGCACCTCGACATCCTCGTCGACCGCATGCGTCGCGAGTTCAAGGTTGAGGCGAATGTCGGCAAGCCGCAGGTCGCCTACCGTGAGACCATCCGTCGCACTGTCGAGAAGTACGATTACACCCACAAGAAGCAGACGGGTGGATCGGGACAGTTCGCAAAGGTCCAGGTCACTTTCGAGCCCCTCGAGGTCGAAGGCGATACGATTTACGAGTTCGAGAATGCCATCACGGGCGGACGCGTTCCGCGCGAGTACATTCCGAGCGTCGACGCCGGCATCCAGGACGCCATGCAGTTCGGTGCCCTCGCCGGTTACCCCATGGTCGGTGTCAAGGCCACTCTGGTCGATGGCGCCTACCACGATGTCGACTCTTCAGAGATGGCATTCAAGATCGCCGGTTCGATGGTCTTCAAGGAGGCCGTCCAGCGGGCGAACCCGGTTCTTCTCGAACCGGTCATGGACGTCGAGGTGCGTACCCCTGAGGAATACATGGGTGACGTCATCGGCGACCTGAATTCCCGGCGTGGACAGATTCAGTCGATGGACGATGCTTCCGGTGTGAAGGTCGTCAAGGCTGTGGTCCCGCTGTCGGAGATGTTCGGTTACATCGGTGATCTGCGGTCGAAGACCCAGGGCCGTGCGGTGTACTCGATGACGTTCTCCAGCTATGCGGAGGTCCCGAAGGCTGTTGCCGAGGAGATCATCCAGAAGGTGCGCGGCGGAGAGTAA
- the rplE gene encoding 50S ribosomal protein L5 — MTETTTSRPAPRLKQIYREEIVAKLQEEFNYANPMQVPRLTKVVVNMGVGDAARDSKMIEGAINDLTLITGQKPVVTRARKSIAQFKLREGQPIGAHVTMRGARMWEFIDRVITLALPRIRDFRGLSDRQFDGNGNYTFGLTEQSMFHEIDQDRIDRVRGMDITVVTTAATDDEGRALLRHLGFPFKQR; from the coding sequence ATGACGGAAACAACCACCAGCCGTCCCGCACCGCGTCTCAAGCAGATTTACCGCGAAGAGATCGTTGCGAAGCTGCAGGAAGAGTTCAACTACGCCAACCCCATGCAGGTTCCCCGACTGACCAAGGTCGTCGTGAACATGGGTGTGGGTGACGCAGCACGCGATTCCAAGATGATCGAAGGCGCGATCAACGACCTGACTCTGATCACCGGTCAGAAGCCTGTCGTGACACGTGCCCGCAAGTCCATCGCACAGTTCAAGCTGCGCGAAGGTCAGCCCATCGGCGCTCACGTCACCATGCGCGGAGCCCGGATGTGGGAGTTCATCGACCGCGTCATCACTCTGGCACTGCCGCGTATCCGCGACTTCCGCGGACTCTCGGATCGTCAGTTCGACGGAAACGGTAACTACACCTTCGGCCTCACGGAGCAGTCCATGTTCCACGAGATCGACCAGGACCGGATCGACCGTGTCCGCGGTATGGATATCACCGTCGTCACCACCGCGGCAACCGACGACGAGGGACGTGCACTGCTGCGTCACCTCGGGTTCCCGTTCAAGCAAAGATAA
- the rpsJ gene encoding 30S ribosomal protein S10: MAGQKIRIRLKSYDHAVIDSAARKIVDTVTRAGATVVGPVPLPTEKNVYCVIRSPHKYKDSREHFEMRTHKRLIDIVDPTPKAVDSLMRLDLADDVNIEIKL, encoded by the coding sequence ATGGCGGGACAGAAGATCCGCATTCGGCTCAAGTCGTACGACCACGCTGTGATTGACAGTGCCGCACGCAAGATCGTGGACACCGTCACTCGGGCAGGTGCGACTGTAGTGGGCCCCGTGCCGTTGCCAACGGAGAAGAACGTGTACTGCGTCATCCGTTCGCCGCACAAGTACAAGGACAGCCGTGAGCATTTCGAAATGCGCACGCACAAGCGTCTGATCGACATCGTCGACCCGACGCCGAAGGCAGTCGACTCGCTGATGCGTCTCGACCTCGCTGACGACGTCAACATCGAGATCAAGCTCTAA
- the rplN gene encoding 50S ribosomal protein L14, with the protein MIQQESRLKVADNTGAKQILAIRILGGSGRRYASIGDTIVATVKDAIPGGNVKKGDVVKAVIVRTAKERRRPDGSYIKFDENAAVILKNDEEPRGTRIFGPVGRELRDKKFMKIVSLAPEVL; encoded by the coding sequence GTGATTCAGCAAGAGTCGCGACTCAAAGTCGCCGACAACACTGGCGCCAAGCAGATCCTGGCAATCAGGATCCTGGGTGGCTCCGGTCGGCGCTACGCCTCGATCGGTGACACCATCGTGGCAACCGTCAAGGATGCAATCCCGGGCGGCAACGTGAAGAAGGGTGACGTCGTCAAGGCCGTCATCGTTCGCACTGCCAAGGAACGTCGTCGTCCCGACGGCTCCTACATCAAGTTCGACGAGAATGCAGCTGTCATCCTCAAGAACGATGAGGAACCTCGCGGCACCCGTATCTTCGGACCCGTGGGACGCGAACTCCGCGACAAGAAGTTCATGAAGATCGTCTCCCTGGCACCGGAGGTGTTGTGA
- the rpsC gene encoding 30S ribosomal protein S3 — protein sequence MGQKINPNGFRLGITTDHKSKWFADSTKPGQRYKDYVLEDVKIRQMMNTGLERAGISKVNIERTRDRVRVDIHTARPGIVIGRRGAEADRIRGQLEKLTGKQIQLNILEVKNPEVDAQLVAQGVAEQLASRVAFRRAMRKAIQSAQRAGAKGIRVQCSGRLGGAEMSRSEFYREGRVPLHTLRANIDFGVHEAHTTFGRIGVKVWIYKGDMTDKELAAEQAKAPAARGPRGRGRGRGGRGRGQEGAPRRGDQARNTENSAEAPAAEAGSEG from the coding sequence ATGGGCCAGAAGATCAATCCGAATGGATTCCGACTCGGAATCACCACGGATCACAAGTCGAAGTGGTTCGCTGACTCGACCAAGCCGGGGCAGCGCTACAAGGACTACGTGCTCGAAGATGTCAAGATCCGCCAGATGATGAACACCGGCCTCGAACGGGCCGGCATCTCGAAGGTCAACATCGAGCGCACGCGTGACCGTGTTCGCGTCGACATCCACACCGCACGTCCGGGCATCGTCATCGGCCGTCGCGGAGCCGAAGCAGACCGCATCCGCGGTCAGCTCGAAAAGCTCACCGGCAAGCAGATTCAGCTCAACATCCTTGAGGTGAAGAACCCCGAGGTCGATGCACAGCTCGTCGCCCAGGGCGTTGCCGAGCAGCTCGCCAGCCGCGTGGCCTTCCGCCGTGCGATGCGCAAGGCGATCCAGAGCGCTCAGCGCGCAGGTGCCAAGGGCATCCGCGTGCAGTGCTCCGGCCGCCTCGGCGGTGCTGAGATGAGCCGGTCCGAGTTCTACCGCGAAGGCCGTGTGCCCCTGCACACCCTGCGTGCGAACATCGACTTCGGCGTTCACGAAGCCCACACCACTTTCGGACGCATCGGCGTCAAGGTGTGGATCTACAAGGGCGACATGACCGACAAGGAACTTGCTGCCGAGCAGGCCAAGGCTCCTGCTGCTCGTGGTCCGCGTGGCCGTGGGCGCGGTCGTGGAGGCCGCGGACGTGGTCAGGAAGGCGCACCGCGCCGAGGCGACCAGGCCCGTAATACTGAGAACAGTGCCGAAGCCCCCGCGGCTGAGGCCGGATCGGAGGGCTGA
- the rpsH gene encoding 30S ribosomal protein S8 — translation MTMTDPVADMLTRLRNANSAYHEDVSMPFSKLKSNIAEILKTEGYITGWSVEDAEVGKTLLLDLKFGPNRERSIAGLRRVSKPGLRVYAKSTNLPKVLGGLGIAILSTSSGLLTDRQAAKKGVGGEVLAYVW, via the coding sequence ATGACAATGACTGATCCAGTCGCAGATATGCTTACGCGTCTGCGCAACGCTAACTCGGCTTATCACGAGGACGTCAGCATGCCGTTCTCAAAGCTCAAGTCGAACATCGCCGAGATCCTCAAGACCGAGGGCTACATCACTGGCTGGAGCGTCGAAGACGCCGAGGTCGGCAAGACGCTGCTCCTGGACCTGAAGTTCGGACCCAACCGGGAACGTTCGATCGCCGGCCTGCGCCGTGTGTCGAAGCCGGGGCTGCGCGTCTACGCGAAGTCCACGAACCTGCCCAAGGTTCTCGGCGGCCTCGGCATCGCCATCCTGTCGACCTCGTCGGGCCTCCTGACGGACCGTCAGGCCGCCAAGAAGGGTGTGGGTGGGGAAGTCCTCGCCTACGTCTGGTAA
- the rplX gene encoding 50S ribosomal protein L24, whose product MANKLNIKKGDLVQVIAGARQSRGGDRGKQGKVLAVYPERNRVLVEGVNRVIKHKKATQTQAGGTAGGRETHEAPIHVSNVALVDPKDNKPTRVGYREESVERDGRTKTIRVRFSRRTGEEI is encoded by the coding sequence ATGGCGAACAAGCTCAATATCAAGAAGGGCGACCTCGTCCAGGTCATCGCCGGCGCTCGGCAGTCCCGTGGTGGCGATCGTGGGAAGCAGGGCAAGGTTCTTGCCGTCTACCCCGAACGCAACCGCGTCCTCGTTGAGGGCGTCAACCGCGTGATCAAGCACAAGAAGGCTACGCAGACTCAGGCCGGCGGCACCGCTGGTGGCCGTGAGACCCACGAAGCCCCCATCCACGTGTCCAACGTGGCGCTCGTTGATCCCAAGGACAACAAGCCCACCCGCGTCGGATACCGCGAGGAGAGCGTCGAGCGCGACGGTCGCACCAAGACCATTCGGGTTCGCTTCTCGCGTCGCACCGGGGAGGAGATCTGA
- the rplP gene encoding 50S ribosomal protein L16, whose translation MLIPRRVKFRKQHHPNRGGAAKGGTTVSFGDYGIQALEPAYVTNRQIEAARIAMTRYIKRGGKVWINIYPDHPLTKKPAETRMGSGKGSPEWWIANVKPGRVMFELGGVSEEVAREALRLAIHKLPLKARIVAREGGE comes from the coding sequence ATGCTGATCCCTCGTCGAGTGAAATTCCGCAAGCAGCACCACCCCAACCGGGGCGGCGCTGCCAAGGGAGGCACGACGGTGTCCTTCGGTGACTACGGCATTCAGGCTCTCGAGCCCGCTTATGTCACCAACCGTCAGATCGAGGCCGCACGAATTGCCATGACGCGCTACATCAAGCGCGGTGGCAAGGTGTGGATCAACATCTACCCTGATCACCCGCTGACGAAGAAGCCTGCCGAAACCCGCATGGGTTCCGGTAAGGGATCGCCCGAGTGGTGGATCGCCAATGTCAAACCCGGTCGAGTCATGTTCGAACTCGGCGGTGTGTCCGAGGAAGTTGCTCGCGAGGCCCTGCGCCTGGCGATCCACAAACTTCCGCTGAAGGCCCGTATCGTGGCCCGCGAAGGTGGTGAGTGA
- the rplD gene encoding 50S ribosomal protein L4 — MTDVKTVDVIDAAGAKAGSVDLPAEVFGVPTNVPLIHQVVVAQLAAARQGTHKTKTRSEVRGGGRKPYRQKGTGNARQGSIRAPQYNGGGIVHGPVPRDYSQRTPKKMKAAALRGALSDRARLDQVFVVKNLVTGDAPSTKQAKAALAGLSERKNTLVVLERDDELTYLSVRNLPHVHVLTSDQLNTYDVLLADDIVFTEAALAAFLSGNRKSEDAS; from the coding sequence ATGACTGATGTCAAGACAGTCGACGTCATCGATGCCGCTGGTGCCAAGGCCGGCTCGGTTGATCTTCCCGCCGAGGTCTTCGGCGTGCCGACCAACGTGCCCCTGATCCACCAGGTCGTCGTTGCACAGCTGGCTGCGGCCCGTCAGGGTACGCACAAGACGAAGACCCGCTCCGAAGTTCGCGGTGGCGGTCGCAAGCCATACCGCCAGAAGGGAACCGGAAACGCCCGTCAGGGTTCGATCCGCGCTCCTCAGTACAACGGCGGCGGAATCGTGCACGGACCTGTCCCGCGTGACTACTCGCAGCGGACACCTAAGAAGATGAAGGCCGCGGCTCTGCGCGGAGCTCTGTCCGATCGTGCACGCCTGGATCAGGTCTTCGTGGTGAAGAACCTGGTCACCGGCGACGCCCCGTCGACCAAGCAGGCTAAGGCCGCACTGGCCGGCTTGTCCGAGCGCAAGAACACTCTCGTGGTGCTCGAGCGTGACGACGAGCTCACCTACCTGAGCGTGCGCAACCTGCCCCACGTTCACGTGCTCACCTCCGATCAGCTCAACACCTATGATGTGCTGCTCGCCGATGACATCGTGTTCACCGAGGCAGCCCTTGCCGCGTTCCTGAGCGGAAACCGCAAATCGGAGGACGCATCATGA
- the rpsS gene encoding 30S ribosomal protein S19, with protein MPRSLKKGPFVDEHLFQKVARQNEKNTKNVIKTWSRRSMIVPDFLGHTIAVHDGRKHVPVFITESMVGHKLGEFAPTRTFRGHEKDDRKGRRR; from the coding sequence ATGCCTCGTAGCCTCAAAAAGGGTCCTTTCGTCGACGAACACCTCTTCCAGAAGGTGGCTCGTCAGAACGAGAAGAACACCAAAAATGTCATCAAAACATGGTCTCGTCGCTCGATGATCGTCCCGGACTTCCTGGGACACACCATCGCAGTACATGACGGACGCAAGCATGTCCCCGTCTTCATCACTGAGTCGATGGTCGGACACAAGCTCGGCGAGTTCGCACCGACACGGACGTTCCGTGGCCACGAAAAGGACGATCGCAAAGGGCGCCGCCGCTGA
- the rplV gene encoding 50S ribosomal protein L22, giving the protein MEAKAKARYLRVTPRKARRVIDLIRGQQATEALAVLKFAEQSASDPIYKLVASGIANARVRADEEGLAFDENELVISEAFVDEGPTMKRFRPRAQGRAFRIEKRTSHVTVVLASGDDLPQRKSRKGNR; this is encoded by the coding sequence ATGGAAGCCAAGGCTAAGGCGCGGTACCTGCGCGTTACGCCTCGCAAGGCTCGGCGCGTCATCGACCTCATTCGTGGTCAGCAGGCGACCGAAGCACTTGCAGTGTTGAAGTTTGCAGAACAGTCGGCATCAGATCCGATTTACAAGCTCGTGGCCTCCGGCATCGCCAATGCGCGTGTCCGGGCCGACGAGGAAGGGCTTGCGTTCGACGAGAACGAACTGGTCATCTCCGAAGCCTTCGTGGATGAGGGGCCGACCATGAAGCGGTTCCGTCCGCGTGCCCAGGGTCGTGCATTCCGCATCGAGAAGCGCACCAGCCACGTGACAGTCGTCCTGGCCAGCGGTGACGACCTGCCTCAGCGCAAGAGCCGGAAGGGGAACCGCTAA